In Thalassoglobus sp. JC818, a single window of DNA contains:
- a CDS encoding DUF1559 domain-containing protein: protein MTGSKPFIRRVYSHVLREAIRMIYRNSSMRRPGFTLIELLVVIAIIAILIALLLPAVQQAREAARRTQCKNNMKQIGLALHNYHDTYNSLAPGWVDWDGLWADPLRTAHVNVAILPYLDAGNTANLYDFNVRWDHENNEDLAQLMPVAYQCPSTPGAGIPEPNSGFQTSDYTCLRSDTGWLTDDSPGKSMFDQNTFRRFRDVTDGLTNTIMIYESAGRSSLYVGMQTTTAPDGWDGEYRSWTGYFNSGWLYNFRVTPDSGGGPPNVSYYVGNEIINVSNLYSAAFSFHVGGVQICLADGSGRFLSENIDMNLLSALTSVNGNEIVGEF from the coding sequence ATGACCGGTTCCAAACCCTTCATTCGACGAGTCTATTCACATGTTCTCCGAGAGGCGATTCGTATGATTTATCGCAATTCTTCTATGCGCCGTCCTGGCTTTACGCTCATCGAACTACTGGTGGTGATCGCTATTATCGCCATCTTGATTGCTTTGTTGCTCCCGGCTGTCCAGCAGGCTCGTGAAGCTGCTCGAAGGACACAGTGCAAGAACAACATGAAGCAAATCGGTTTAGCTTTGCACAATTATCACGATACCTACAACAGTCTGGCTCCGGGCTGGGTGGACTGGGATGGATTGTGGGCCGATCCCCTTCGCACCGCCCATGTCAATGTTGCGATTCTTCCCTACCTGGACGCCGGAAACACAGCAAATCTCTACGACTTCAATGTTCGCTGGGATCATGAGAACAACGAAGACCTGGCGCAGCTGATGCCGGTTGCCTATCAGTGTCCGTCGACTCCAGGAGCGGGAATTCCTGAACCCAACAGTGGATTCCAGACGTCGGACTATACCTGCCTTCGGAGCGATACCGGATGGCTCACAGATGACAGCCCAGGAAAATCGATGTTCGATCAGAATACATTTCGACGGTTTCGCGATGTGACCGACGGATTGACCAACACGATCATGATTTACGAATCCGCCGGTCGCTCTTCGCTTTATGTCGGAATGCAAACCACGACAGCTCCTGACGGCTGGGATGGCGAGTATCGAAGTTGGACGGGCTACTTTAATTCGGGATGGTTGTACAACTTTCGGGTGACACCCGATTCAGGCGGTGGACCACCGAATGTCAGCTATTACGTGGGCAACGAAATCATCAACGTCAGCAACCTCTACAGCGCTGCATTTTCTTTCCACGTCGGTGGAGTTCAAATCTGCCTCGCAGACGGATCGGGGCGTTTTCTGAGCGAGAATATTGACATGAATTTGCTCAGCGCGTTGACCTCGGTGAATGGCAACGAAATCGTAGGGGAATTCTAA
- a CDS encoding PEP-CTERM sorting domain-containing protein, with translation MPISFLRSAICLGVVLLFSQSSHAGIETRLTVVDSSPTSWVARGLQNYTVSPADGWTFTPDRNFDNGIGFGITGPALGGTTIDHWFLNFAAPFNAELAVGTYDNFQRFPFQDPDRPGLEFGSTGRLDNFAAGSFTVLQVEYGAGGEVLSFAADFTHYGEANPDNYAIVELRYNSELNTVPEPSSLALLGFGSLVLAGVKRRKRN, from the coding sequence GTGCCGATTTCTTTTCTTCGAAGCGCAATTTGCCTCGGTGTTGTTCTTCTTTTCTCTCAATCATCACACGCCGGAATTGAAACGCGTTTAACAGTCGTCGACAGCTCACCGACGAGTTGGGTGGCTCGCGGTCTTCAGAATTATACAGTCTCACCTGCAGACGGATGGACGTTCACTCCGGATCGTAATTTTGACAACGGAATCGGTTTTGGGATTACCGGCCCTGCGCTTGGCGGGACGACAATCGACCACTGGTTCCTGAACTTCGCCGCTCCGTTCAACGCAGAGCTGGCCGTTGGAACTTACGACAACTTCCAACGGTTTCCCTTTCAAGATCCTGACCGGCCCGGACTCGAATTCGGAAGCACCGGACGTCTCGACAATTTCGCTGCCGGCTCATTCACAGTTCTCCAAGTCGAATATGGAGCTGGAGGAGAGGTCCTTTCGTTCGCAGCTGACTTCACTCACTATGGTGAAGCGAATCCAGACAACTACGCCATCGTCGAACTCCGCTACAACTCAGAACTCAATACAGTTCCGGAACCATCGTCCCTCGCTCTTCTCGGCTTTGGAAGTCTCGTACTCGCAGGAGTCAAACGCCGCAAAAGAAATTGA
- a CDS encoding Rho termination factor N-terminal domain-containing protein — protein sequence MPQWTQKDERQYEHVKENELERGRSEDRAEEIAARTVNKQRRKEGRTPNKTTQGTGNPNTRLEKRTVAELRNLASERDIKGRSKMNKSELVEALRS from the coding sequence ATGCCGCAGTGGACTCAAAAAGACGAACGACAGTACGAGCACGTCAAAGAGAACGAACTCGAACGGGGACGATCAGAAGACCGGGCGGAAGAGATCGCTGCACGGACTGTGAATAAGCAGCGACGGAAAGAAGGTCGAACTCCCAACAAGACGACACAAGGCACGGGCAATCCAAACACTCGACTCGAAAAACGAACCGTCGCCGAGCTTCGAAATCTCGCATCGGAACGAGACATCAAAGGCCGCAGCAAGATGAACAAGTCGGAGCTGGTGGAAGCACTGCGCTCTTAG
- a CDS encoding four-helix bundle copper-binding protein, producing MSRDSRFAEQICRLCAEACEWCAEQCGQHEHDHCQKCAEACRECEKTCRLMSA from the coding sequence ATGTCGCGTGATAGCCGCTTCGCAGAACAAATCTGCCGCCTCTGCGCAGAAGCTTGTGAATGGTGTGCGGAACAATGTGGCCAGCACGAACATGATCACTGCCAGAAATGTGCAGAAGCATGTCGTGAGTGTGAAAAGACGTGCCGCCTCATGAGCGCCTAA
- a CDS encoding PepSY-associated TM helix domain-containing protein has translation MWLKVHRWLGLTVGLFFVLLGLTGSILVFDHAIDEWLNPDILLTQGQGEKQPVQSIIDAAESAYPGDRKATSATVPRVENGVWTVWFTGGSRGNLVFTAVHVDPYTAEVTGQRVWGEDLMTWIYRLHFRLLAGSVGGIIVGVLGLLILNSLLSGLYLWWPLLKSGIRAAIAIRSGPRFNYDLHKSVGAFSAVFLLVITFTGVYMEFPSVFRDVISKFAATTEGPRRLKSAPSEDQDGITLDEAIEIASQRFPNAKLDHLHPPRREDGVYEVAFRQSDEVQRSYGRTQVFLDRYSGEIVAVRTPETETAADIFFAWQFPLHNGEAFGLFGRWVVFFLGLTPAILYVTGVVIWWRKRTSRKRHQQRHSVVETEVREPVAVG, from the coding sequence ATGTGGTTGAAAGTCCATCGATGGCTTGGACTGACTGTTGGCCTCTTCTTTGTACTCCTTGGGCTGACGGGGAGCATTTTAGTCTTCGATCATGCAATCGATGAGTGGTTGAACCCAGATATCCTTCTCACACAGGGACAAGGGGAAAAGCAACCGGTTCAGAGCATCATTGATGCTGCCGAATCCGCTTATCCCGGAGATCGGAAGGCGACTTCCGCGACGGTTCCACGGGTCGAGAATGGAGTCTGGACGGTCTGGTTCACGGGGGGATCACGAGGAAACCTCGTTTTTACCGCAGTGCATGTCGATCCTTACACGGCGGAAGTTACCGGCCAGCGTGTTTGGGGCGAAGATCTGATGACCTGGATCTATCGGCTTCACTTCCGGTTGTTGGCTGGATCAGTTGGTGGAATCATTGTTGGTGTGCTCGGCCTGTTGATTCTGAACTCACTTCTTTCCGGGCTCTATTTGTGGTGGCCACTCCTGAAGAGTGGAATTCGCGCGGCGATCGCGATTCGAAGCGGTCCCCGATTCAATTACGACCTGCATAAATCGGTTGGGGCGTTCTCAGCGGTGTTTCTCCTTGTGATCACCTTCACTGGTGTCTATATGGAGTTTCCGAGCGTCTTCCGGGATGTTATTTCGAAGTTCGCTGCAACGACGGAAGGTCCCCGGAGATTGAAATCAGCCCCATCGGAAGACCAGGATGGAATTACGCTCGACGAAGCGATCGAGATTGCTTCGCAGCGTTTTCCGAATGCAAAGCTGGATCATCTTCATCCGCCGCGTCGGGAAGATGGTGTCTATGAAGTTGCCTTTCGACAATCGGATGAAGTTCAGCGTTCCTACGGGCGCACGCAAGTGTTTCTTGACCGCTACAGCGGGGAAATTGTGGCTGTGCGGACGCCGGAAACGGAAACTGCTGCCGACATTTTCTTCGCCTGGCAATTTCCACTGCATAACGGAGAAGCCTTCGGCCTCTTTGGTCGGTGGGTCGTGTTTTTTCTCGGGCTGACTCCCGCAATCTTGTACGTCACAGGGGTTGTGATCTGGTGGAGGAAACGCACGTCACGAAAAAGGCATCAGCAGCGTCATTCAGTTGTCGAAACTGAAGTTCGTGAGCCGGTCGCGGTGGGTTGA